The following proteins are co-located in the Frigidibacter mobilis genome:
- the fsa gene encoding fructose-6-phosphate aldolase, whose amino-acid sequence MKFFVDTADVAAIKELNDLGMVDGVTTNPSLILKSGRDILEVTKEICDMVEGPVSAEVVALEAKDMIAEGLKLAKIAPNIAIKVPLTWAGLTACKAFASEGHMVNVTLCFSAAQAILAAKAGAAFISPFIGRLDDINLDGVQLIEDIRTIYDNYDFDTEILAASIRNVNHITDVALVGADVITAPPAVIKAMANHILTDKGLEQFTADWAKTGQKIL is encoded by the coding sequence ATGAAATTCTTCGTCGATACCGCCGATGTGGCCGCCATCAAGGAACTCAACGACCTTGGCATGGTCGATGGCGTGACCACCAACCCGTCGCTGATCCTGAAATCGGGGCGTGACATCCTCGAGGTCACCAAGGAAATCTGCGACATGGTCGAAGGCCCGGTCTCGGCCGAGGTCGTGGCTCTGGAAGCCAAGGACATGATCGCCGAAGGTCTGAAACTCGCCAAGATCGCCCCCAACATTGCGATCAAGGTGCCGCTGACCTGGGCCGGCCTGACCGCCTGCAAGGCTTTCGCATCCGAAGGCCACATGGTCAATGTCACGCTGTGCTTCTCGGCCGCGCAGGCGATCCTGGCTGCCAAGGCCGGCGCCGCCTTCATCTCGCCCTTCATCGGCCGGCTCGACGACATCAACCTCGATGGCGTGCAACTGATCGAGGATATCCGCACCATCTATGACAATTACGATTTCGACACCGAGATCCTTGCCGCCTCGATCCGCAACGTGAACCATATCACCGATGTGGCCCTGGTCGGCGCCGACGTCATCACCGCGCCGCCCGCGGTCATCAAGGCGATGGCCAACCATATCCTGACCGACAAGGGGCTGGAGCAGTTCACCGCCGACTGGGCGAAGACCGGCCAGAAGATCCTCTGA
- the htpX gene encoding zinc metalloprotease HtpX, which yields MGYTKTAILMAAMTALFMGLGYLLGGQGGMLVALVVAGAMNLLGWWNSDKAVLRMHGAREVTEAEAPAYVGMVRQMALRAGMPVPKCYIIDTDQPNAFATGRNPQNAAVAATTGLLARLSPEEVAGVMAHELAHIRNHDTLIMTVTATFAGAISMLANFALFFGNRERQGGLIGTLALMILAPMAAGLVQMAISRTREYEADRAGAEICGQPLWLASALGKIEAFAQRIDNPAAEQNPASAHMFIINPLHAHAHDKLFSTHPNTGNRIAALRAMAGQAPRKAVDAGPSRVPRVRRAARKGPWG from the coding sequence ATGGGCTATACCAAGACGGCGATCCTAATGGCGGCGATGACGGCGCTGTTCATGGGGCTAGGCTATCTGCTGGGCGGGCAGGGCGGGATGCTGGTCGCGCTGGTGGTGGCCGGGGCGATGAACCTGCTGGGCTGGTGGAACTCCGACAAGGCGGTGCTGCGGATGCACGGCGCGCGGGAAGTGACCGAGGCCGAGGCGCCGGCCTATGTGGGCATGGTGCGCCAGATGGCGCTGCGCGCCGGGATGCCGGTGCCGAAATGCTACATCATCGACACGGATCAGCCGAACGCCTTCGCCACCGGGCGCAACCCGCAGAATGCCGCGGTGGCCGCGACGACGGGGCTGCTGGCCCGCCTCAGCCCCGAGGAGGTGGCGGGGGTGATGGCGCATGAGCTGGCGCATATCCGCAACCATGACACCCTCATCATGACGGTGACGGCGACCTTTGCCGGGGCGATCTCCATGCTGGCCAACTTCGCGCTGTTCTTTGGCAACCGCGAGCGGCAGGGCGGGCTGATCGGCACGCTGGCGCTGATGATCCTGGCGCCGATGGCGGCGGGGCTGGTGCAGATGGCGATCAGCCGCACGCGGGAATACGAGGCGGACCGGGCGGGGGCCGAGATCTGCGGGCAGCCGTTGTGGCTCGCCTCGGCGCTTGGCAAGATCGAGGCCTTCGCGCAGCGCATCGACAACCCGGCGGCCGAGCAGAACCCGGCCAGCGCGCATATGTTCATCATCAACCCGCTGCACGCCCATGCCCATGACAAGCTGTTCTCGACCCATCCGAATACCGGCAACCGGATCGCGGCGCTGCGGGCGATGGCGGGGCAGGCTCCACGCAAGGCGGTGGACGCGGGCCCGAGCCGGGTGCCGCGGGTAAGGCGGGCGGCGCGCAAGGGGCCCTGGGGGTGA
- a CDS encoding DUF1127 domain-containing protein → MAAFETNRMVAAGTGVGVAGRLFAAFAAWNDARVTRKALSRLSDRELDDIGLSRSDIDAISARG, encoded by the coding sequence ATGGCCGCCTTTGAAACGAACCGCATGGTTGCCGCGGGCACCGGTGTCGGTGTCGCGGGTCGGCTCTTTGCCGCGTTTGCCGCATGGAACGATGCCCGGGTCACCCGCAAGGCGCTCTCGCGCCTGTCGGACCGTGAACTGGACGATATCGGTCTGTCGCGCAGCGACATCGACGCGATCAGCGCCCGGGGCTAA
- a CDS encoding 50S ribosomal protein L11 methyltransferase encodes MTTFTALTTLDGREPAEALGEALEDLTPEPTGVGVFEIEDGSGRWEVGGYFLEQPDETQLAILAMAFGAAPFAVSEIPETDWVAHVRRDLHPIVAGRFFIYGAHDADKVPADAEPLLIEAAMAFGTGHHGTTQGCLLALDRLATDGFVGRNVADIGCGTAVLAMAAARIWPGTIMASDLDQIAVDTAAANVTANDLDGRIECFEAAGFEHPRHAAAAPYDLVFANILKGPLIELAPDMAAHIGAGGYAVLSGILNPQADDTVAAYLANGFEVAARNELGEWTALVMRRLAA; translated from the coding sequence ATGACCACCTTCACCGCGCTGACCACTCTTGATGGCCGCGAGCCGGCCGAGGCTTTGGGCGAGGCGCTGGAAGACCTGACGCCGGAACCCACCGGCGTGGGCGTGTTCGAGATCGAGGACGGCTCGGGCCGCTGGGAGGTGGGGGGCTATTTCCTCGAGCAGCCCGACGAGACCCAGCTGGCGATCCTGGCGATGGCCTTTGGCGCTGCACCCTTCGCGGTGTCGGAGATCCCGGAAACCGACTGGGTGGCGCATGTGCGGCGCGATCTGCATCCGATCGTGGCGGGGCGGTTCTTCATCTATGGCGCGCATGATGCCGACAAGGTGCCGGCGGATGCCGAGCCCTTGCTGATCGAGGCGGCGATGGCCTTCGGCACCGGTCATCACGGCACCACGCAGGGCTGCCTGCTGGCGCTGGACCGGCTGGCGACCGATGGCTTCGTGGGCCGCAACGTCGCCGATATCGGCTGCGGCACCGCGGTGCTGGCGATGGCGGCGGCGCGGATCTGGCCGGGCACGATCATGGCCTCGGACCTTGACCAGATCGCGGTGGATACCGCGGCGGCGAATGTCACCGCGAACGATCTGGACGGGCGGATCGAATGCTTCGAGGCGGCGGGGTTTGAGCATCCGCGCCATGCGGCGGCGGCGCCCTATGACCTCGTCTTCGCCAATATCCTGAAGGGCCCGCTGATCGAGCTGGCGCCCGACATGGCGGCACATATCGGCGCGGGCGGTTATGCGGTGCTGTCGGGCATCCTGAACCCGCAGGCGGATGATACGGTCGCGGCCTATCTGGCGAACGGGTTCGAGGTTGCGGCGCGCAATGAGCTGGGCGAGTGGACCGCGCTGGTGATGCGGCGGCTGGCGGCCTGA
- a CDS encoding anti-sigma factor family protein, producing the protein MLAALRAHDTFAVEVAHPVEVGADQMEHLTGWLSKRLGQPFAAPDLGAFGFDVIGGRILPAASGTAALWMYENEAGERLTLYAAPQPEGGQTAFRFIEAEATQGFWWVDGSFGYAVVGNIPRAALRGIAIAAHEQLI; encoded by the coding sequence ATGCTGGCCGCCCTGCGAGCCCATGACACCTTTGCCGTGGAAGTCGCCCACCCGGTCGAGGTGGGCGCGGATCAGATGGAGCACCTGACCGGCTGGCTGTCCAAGCGCCTTGGCCAGCCGTTTGCCGCCCCCGATCTTGGCGCCTTCGGCTTTGACGTCATCGGCGGGCGCATCTTGCCGGCGGCAAGCGGCACGGCCGCGCTGTGGATGTACGAGAACGAGGCCGGAGAGCGGCTTACCCTCTACGCCGCCCCGCAGCCCGAGGGTGGTCAGACCGCCTTCCGCTTCATCGAGGCGGAGGCCACGCAGGGATTCTGGTGGGTCGATGGCAGCTTTGGCTATGCGGTGGTGGGCAATATCCCGCGTGCGGCACTGCGCGGCATCGCCATCGCCGCGCATGAACAACTGATCTGA
- the msrA gene encoding peptide-methionine (S)-S-oxide reductase MsrA, with product MLNALFGRKPDLPTPAEALPGRAQPIPTAETHFLNGRPLAGPVPDGMEEVLFGMGCFWGVERKFWDLPGVWVTMVGYAGGLTPNATYKEVCSGLTGHNEVVRVIYDPSLISFETLLKTFWENHDPTQGMRQGNDRGTQYRSGIYTFSEAQQRAAEASRDLYAARLAESGYGAITTEILPAPEFYFAEDYHQQYLAKTPDGYCGIGGTGVSCPIGLTV from the coding sequence ATGCTGAATGCCCTCTTCGGACGCAAACCCGACCTTCCGACCCCGGCCGAAGCGCTGCCGGGCCGTGCGCAGCCGATCCCGACTGCCGAAACCCACTTCCTCAATGGCCGCCCGCTGGCCGGGCCGGTGCCGGACGGGATGGAGGAAGTGTTGTTCGGCATGGGCTGTTTCTGGGGGGTGGAGCGCAAGTTCTGGGACCTGCCCGGCGTCTGGGTGACGATGGTCGGCTATGCCGGCGGGCTGACCCCGAATGCCACCTATAAGGAGGTCTGCTCGGGGCTTACGGGCCATAACGAGGTGGTGCGGGTGATCTATGATCCCTCGCTCATCTCCTTTGAAACGCTGCTGAAAACCTTCTGGGAGAACCACGATCCTACCCAGGGAATGCGCCAGGGCAATGACCGCGGCACCCAGTACCGCAGCGGGATCTACACCTTTTCGGAGGCGCAGCAGCGAGCCGCCGAAGCCAGCCGCGATCTCTATGCCGCCCGTCTGGCTGAGTCCGGCTATGGTGCCATCACCACCGAGATCCTGCCGGCGCCCGAGTTCTACTTTGCCGAGGACTACCACCAGCAATACCTCGCCAAGACCCCGGACGGCTACTGCGGCATCGGCGGCACCGGCGTCAGCTGTCCGATCGGGCTGACGGTTTGA
- a CDS encoding tyrosine recombinase XerC, which produces MSLSLTPAARDALQAWLSHLAALDGAARNTVTAYRTDVVGFLSFLAQHWGAAPGTAALAAITQADLRAWMAAERGRGVGARSLARALSSVRSFYRWLSDREGFDATVVLGARSPRFKRPLPRPLAEDAARAMIGMVEDQAREPWTAARDVAVLTLLWGCGLRISEALGLTGADAPLPPVLRILGKGGRERIVPVLPAARDAVAEYLRLCPHPAAHGAPLFRGVRGGALNARQVARAMELARMSLGLPATATPHALRHSFATHLLAAGGDLRSIQELLGHASLSTTQAYTAVDSTRLMEVYAAAHPRA; this is translated from the coding sequence GTGAGCCTGTCGCTGACGCCCGCGGCACGCGACGCGCTGCAGGCCTGGCTGTCGCATCTGGCAGCGCTGGACGGGGCCGCAAGGAACACCGTCACCGCCTATCGTACCGATGTCGTGGGGTTCCTCTCCTTCCTTGCCCAGCATTGGGGCGCGGCGCCCGGCACCGCTGCCCTTGCCGCGATCACCCAGGCCGACCTGCGCGCCTGGATGGCGGCAGAGCGCGGTCGCGGCGTCGGCGCCCGCTCGCTCGCCCGCGCCCTCTCCTCGGTCCGCAGCTTCTATCGCTGGCTGTCCGACCGCGAGGGTTTCGACGCGACCGTGGTGCTTGGCGCCCGCAGTCCCCGCTTCAAACGCCCCCTGCCGCGCCCCTTGGCCGAGGATGCCGCCCGCGCCATGATCGGCATGGTCGAGGATCAGGCGCGCGAGCCCTGGACCGCGGCGCGCGACGTGGCGGTGCTGACGCTGCTCTGGGGCTGCGGGCTGCGGATCTCCGAAGCGCTTGGCCTGACCGGCGCCGATGCGCCGCTGCCGCCGGTGCTGCGCATCCTCGGCAAGGGCGGGCGCGAACGGATCGTGCCGGTGCTGCCCGCCGCGCGCGATGCGGTGGCCGAATATCTGCGGCTCTGTCCCCATCCCGCCGCCCACGGCGCGCCGCTGTTCCGCGGGGTGCGCGGCGGCGCGCTGAACGCGCGGCAGGTGGCCCGCGCAATGGAACTGGCGCGGATGTCGCTTGGCCTGCCTGCCACCGCCACGCCGCACGCGCTGCGCCACAGCTTTGCGACGCATCTCCTGGCGGCCGGGGGCGATCTGCGCAGCATCCAGGAGTTGCTGGGCCATGCCTCGCTGTCCACCACCCAGGCCTATACGGCGGTAGATTCGACGCGGCTGATGGAAGTCTATGCCGCGGCGCATCCGCGGGCATGA
- a CDS encoding GNAT family N-acetyltransferase, producing the protein MSGAPLTFRRAVAGDVPALVALLADDVLGAQREQLSAGGLARYSAAFGQIDADPNQFLCVVERAGQIAGTLQLSFLAGLSRGGALRGQIEAVRVAAGMRGQGIGKAMVDWAIEECRARGCGLVQLTTDRSRTEAHAFYEALGFAASHVGYKLQL; encoded by the coding sequence GTGAGCGGTGCGCCGTTGACCTTCCGGCGCGCCGTGGCCGGGGATGTGCCGGCACTGGTCGCCCTGCTGGCCGATGACGTGCTTGGCGCGCAGCGCGAGCAGCTCTCGGCAGGGGGACTTGCGCGTTACTCTGCGGCTTTTGGCCAGATCGACGCCGATCCGAACCAGTTCCTGTGCGTGGTGGAGCGGGCGGGGCAGATCGCCGGCACCTTGCAACTGAGCTTCCTTGCCGGGCTGTCGCGGGGCGGCGCGCTGCGCGGGCAGATCGAGGCGGTGCGGGTCGCGGCGGGGATGCGCGGGCAGGGCATCGGCAAGGCGATGGTCGACTGGGCAATCGAAGAATGCCGGGCACGAGGCTGCGGGCTGGTGCAGTTGACCACCGACAGGTCACGGACCGAGGCACATGCGTTCTACGAGGCGCTGGGGTTCGCCGCGTCGCATGTCGGCTACAAGCTGCAGCTTTAG